In Gossypium raimondii isolate GPD5lz chromosome 12, ASM2569854v1, whole genome shotgun sequence, a single window of DNA contains:
- the LOC128035515 gene encoding uncharacterized mitochondrial protein AtMg00810-like, giving the protein MDDLLVIGENKAILTNFKGKMESVLEMSELCEMSYFLGMEVSQTQQEIFLSQKAFVLKILNKFSMQNCKATSTSIAIGEKLSSQCDFEKVCETSYRSLVRCLLYLTAARPDIMYVVSLLSRFMHSCKVNHFQAAKRVLRYINGTQSFGIMFTKPFFCWISKKQTVVAQSIAEAEYVAAIGAVTPPTRIPRRNRVSEYYRSLQVK; this is encoded by the exons ATGGATGACCTGCTAGTGATAGGAGAAAACAAGGCTATATTGACTAACTTCAAAGGCAAGATGGAAAGTGTGCTTGAAATGTCAGAATTGTGTGAAATGTCCTACTTCCTTGGCATGGAAGTGTCCCAGACTCAGCAAGAGATTTTCTTGAGTCAAAAGGCATTTGTCTTGAAGATTCTGAACAAGTTCTCTATGCAAAATTGCAAAGCAACTAGCACTTCAATTGCTATTGGAGAAAAATTGTCAAGCCAATGTGACTTTGAGAAAGTATGTGAGACATCCTATAGAAGCTTGGTGAGATGTTTACTCTACTTAACAGCTGCAAGACCAGATATAATGTATGTTGTTAGTCTCTTATCCAGGTTCATGCATTCCTGCAAAGTGAACCATTTTCAAGCTGCAAAGAGAGTTCTCAGATACATCAATGGCACTCAAAGCTTTGGAATAATGTTTACCAAG CCATTTTTTTGTTGGATCTCAAAGAAGCAAACTGTTGTTGCTCAATCAATAGCTGAGGCAGAGTATGTAGCAGCTATAGGagctgtaacacccccaacccgtatccCTCGCAGGAACCGAGTTTCAgagtattaccggagtttacaggTTAAATAG